In the genome of Pirellulales bacterium, the window CGGCGGCGGCCGGCGTCGTTGCCGCAGATGGCACGTGCGTCGGCCATGAAGAGTTGCACTCCCTGCGCTGGCTTGCGATTCCTGGCGGTTCGCCGAGCAGTCGCGTCCGCCGGCGCCGTAGAGCAGAGTTCCCGTGGGATCAACCGGCCGGCGTTTCGGCGGCGGGCTCGCTCGTCTTGGCCGTTTCCGGCTTTGGCGCTGCGGGCGTCGTCGATCCCTCGGACGGCGCAGCCGCCGGCGCATCGCCAGGGAACAGCGCCAGGCTCACTTTCGGCACGACCGCCTTGATGAAGCGCACGCACGGATGTTGATCGTCGAGCGGCCGATCTTCGTCCGACGGCAGGATGCAGTACATCTTGTACAGCGCCGCGCCGGTGCCGTACTTCAAGCGGGGAAACAACGGGGCCTCCCAGCCGGTGCCGTGATTCCAGGCCCAGAAGATCCGCAACGTCTCCTTGGTCTCGCCTTGCTGTTTGCGGAAAACCGTGGTGTTGAACTGGGCTTTCTGGCCGTCGGATGTTTCGATCGTGATCGGCTCGACCTTGCCCAGCATTTGGAAGCCCGCGGCGACGTAACAGTCGTCCGGCGTGTGAATCGCGACGTGGCGCGGCTTGCCGCAAACCAGGAAGCAACCGATCTTGTCGCCCGTTTTCACGTTGCGAAATTCGCGCGACTGGTGGGCCGTGACGTGGGCCTGGGCCAACTGCTTTTGGTCGACCGGCTGGGTTTCGCCCTTCCAGTCGCCGATGAACTCCGGCACATTCGCGATCCGCGCCGAGGCCGACTTCAGCTCGGCATCGAGTTCGGCCTGGTTCCAGCGTTCGGACCAGTATCCTTGATAGTAGGTGGAGATCGCCAAGACGATCAGGACCGCCGCAATCGGCAATGCCAGGCGAATCATGGCTCAAACCTCGCAAGAACTACCCAAGGGCGAAATATCTGCCGGCCGTGCGACACGCAGTCCGTGATCGGACGATCCAGCACCAACCAGCCGGCGAAACGTCAGGGTACCACGGCGTTCGACAGGTCGTCGAGACGCCGTGGTACCGTGTTCAACTCTGAATCTCCAGCGACAGCGTCGCGACAGCGCATACCCCCGACCGATTAGGCCGGTGTCTTGGCCTTTCCGCGCGGCTTGGCGGCCGGTTTGGCCGGCTTGGCCTTGGCGACCTTGGCCGGTTTGCCCTCGCCAGTGCCCGGGCCGCCCGTGCCAGGCAGTTCCGGCATGCGACGCACAAGCGGCGTATCGACCCCGTTGACCACGGTGCCGAGCACGGCAATGCCGACCGATTCCAGGCGCTCGCAGGCCTCGTAGACCTTGGGAGCACGGCTGGACGACCGCAACACCGACAGGACCACGCCGTCGGCATGTTGGCCGACCGTCAGCGTATCGGCCGTGCTGAGCACCGGAGCGGCGTCGATCACGACGTAATCGAACTCGCAGCGCATCCGGGCAAAGAGTTGCCGCAATTCGTTCTTGGCCAGGGCATGGATGCATTCGCGGCAAACCTTGCCAGCCGCGACGATCCAGAGCCCGGCGGCACGCGTCGGCCGAATGGCATCGTCCAGTTCGGTCTCACCGCGGAGCACTTCGCACAAGCCGGGTTCCAGCGGCATTTCGTACAGGCGATGCGCCGATGGGCTGCGCAGGTCGGCATCGACCAGCAGCGTGCGGCGCCCGGCGCGGGCCAGGCTGGCGGCCAACTGCGTGGCGACCGTGGTCTTGCCCTCGCGTGCCACGGCGCTGGTGACCAGGATCACGCGGAGCGAGTCGCCGCGTTCGCTGTGCAGCAGCGAGGTGCGAATCCC includes:
- a CDS encoding EpsI family protein; the encoded protein is MIRLALPIAAVLIVLAISTYYQGYWSERWNQAELDAELKSASARIANVPEFIGDWKGETQPVDQKQLAQAHVTAHQSREFRNVKTGDKIGCFLVCGKPRHVAIHTPDDCYVAAGFQMLGKVEPITIETSDGQKAQFNTTVFRKQQGETKETLRIFWAWNHGTGWEAPLFPRLKYGTGAALYKMYCILPSDEDRPLDDQHPCVRFIKAVVPKVSLALFPGDAPAAAPSEGSTTPAAPKPETAKTSEPAAETPAG